One Kitasatospora sp. NBC_01287 DNA window includes the following coding sequences:
- a CDS encoding TOMM precursor leader peptide-binding protein has translation MTSWWGNGEPLVGFRRDLRPEVVSGEATYLFSEHGVTALQGAQIEALAPLLDGTRDIPALLREAPAGVSPEQIGDLMGQLADAGLVALRPPTASPCDERALAYWEAAGLDSGRAAARARAGRIHLVTMGRVDPHDAMAAFRAAGLTVVENPADRQPGDLTVALCDDYLAPELAAVNTTELAAGRPWLIARPYGRQVWIGPVFQPEGACWSCLAHRLRGHRRAEAHVQEALGRTGPVPRPTASISPLGGFSTHLVALEAVKWLAGYRCPAQQSVWTLDTLTMEGRHHQLRARPQCPTCGDPQLVTEQQWRPVAPRSRLKTCYGGGGHRAQTPEQVLETYRHLISPITGVVKEIRRDPRGPAFLNSFLSGANPAVGPSSLDALRANLRSSNGGKGISAVHGEVSALCEALERHSGYLHGDEPRIRGSLRELTDRAVRPQDWQLFDPGQFEGRQEWNARHGGFQHVPDPFDQDAVIDWSPVWSMTEHRHKLLPTASLYFGVPQEPGARYFHADSNGNAAGSSLEDAILQGFLELVERDAVALWWYNRTRQPAIDLGAFEDPWIMELRGVHGDLNREVWALDLTSDFGIPVVVALSRRFDKPAQDIVFGFGAHFDPRIALRRALTEVNQLLPAVVNARPDGTGYNGGDQAARWWWQQATTGNQSYLLPDPAAAPRRPGDHGYTPRRDLLDDLDAILDLTDRHGLEMLVLDQTRPDIGLPVVKVIVPGLRHFWSRFAPGRLFDVPVRLGRLERPTPYHDLNPIPIFV, from the coding sequence ATGACCAGTTGGTGGGGGAACGGGGAACCACTGGTGGGGTTCCGGCGCGATCTGCGCCCTGAAGTGGTCTCGGGAGAGGCCACGTACCTCTTCTCGGAGCACGGGGTCACCGCGCTCCAGGGAGCCCAGATCGAGGCGCTGGCCCCGCTGCTCGACGGCACCCGGGACATCCCGGCGCTGCTGCGCGAGGCGCCCGCGGGCGTCTCGCCGGAGCAGATCGGCGACCTGATGGGGCAGTTGGCGGACGCGGGGCTGGTCGCCCTGCGGCCGCCGACCGCCTCGCCCTGCGACGAGCGGGCGCTGGCCTACTGGGAGGCGGCCGGCCTGGACAGCGGCCGGGCCGCCGCCCGGGCCCGGGCCGGACGGATCCACCTGGTCACCATGGGCCGGGTGGACCCGCACGACGCGATGGCGGCCTTCCGGGCCGCCGGGCTGACCGTGGTCGAGAACCCGGCCGACCGGCAGCCCGGCGATCTGACCGTGGCGCTCTGCGACGACTACCTCGCACCTGAACTGGCGGCCGTCAACACCACCGAACTGGCCGCCGGACGCCCTTGGTTGATCGCCCGACCCTACGGCCGACAGGTCTGGATCGGCCCGGTCTTCCAGCCCGAGGGCGCCTGCTGGAGCTGCCTGGCGCACCGCCTGCGCGGCCACCGGCGGGCCGAGGCCCACGTGCAGGAGGCCCTGGGCCGCACCGGACCGGTTCCCCGCCCCACCGCTTCGATCTCACCGCTGGGCGGCTTCAGCACCCACCTGGTCGCCCTGGAGGCGGTCAAGTGGCTCGCCGGCTACCGGTGTCCGGCCCAGCAGTCGGTGTGGACCCTGGACACGCTGACCATGGAGGGCCGCCACCACCAGCTGCGTGCCCGGCCCCAGTGCCCCACCTGCGGCGACCCGCAGCTGGTCACCGAGCAGCAGTGGCGCCCGGTGGCACCGCGCTCCCGCCTCAAGACCTGCTACGGCGGCGGCGGGCACCGCGCGCAGACCCCCGAGCAGGTGCTGGAGACCTACCGGCACCTGATCAGTCCGATCACCGGCGTGGTCAAGGAGATCCGGCGCGATCCGCGCGGCCCCGCCTTCCTCAACTCCTTCCTCTCCGGCGCCAATCCGGCGGTCGGCCCGAGCAGCCTGGACGCGCTGCGCGCCAACCTGCGCAGCAGCAACGGCGGCAAGGGCATCAGCGCGGTGCACGGCGAGGTCAGCGCGCTCTGCGAGGCGCTGGAGCGGCACAGCGGCTACCTGCACGGCGACGAGCCCCGGATCCGGGGCAGCCTGCGGGAGTTGACCGACCGTGCGGTGCGCCCGCAGGACTGGCAGCTGTTCGACCCCGGCCAGTTCGAGGGCCGCCAGGAGTGGAACGCCCGGCACGGCGGCTTCCAGCACGTGCCCGACCCGTTCGACCAGGACGCGGTGATCGACTGGTCGCCGGTCTGGTCGATGACCGAGCACCGGCACAAGCTGTTGCCCACCGCGTCCCTCTACTTCGGGGTCCCGCAGGAGCCCGGCGCCCGCTACTTCCACGCCGACTCCAATGGCAACGCCGCCGGGAGCAGCCTGGAGGACGCCATCCTGCAGGGCTTCCTGGAGCTGGTCGAGCGCGACGCGGTCGCGCTCTGGTGGTACAACCGCACCCGCCAGCCGGCGATCGACCTGGGCGCCTTCGAGGACCCATGGATCATGGAACTGCGCGGTGTGCACGGCGACTTGAACCGCGAGGTGTGGGCGCTCGACCTCACCTCGGACTTCGGGATCCCGGTCGTGGTGGCCCTCTCCCGGCGCTTCGACAAGCCGGCCCAGGACATCGTCTTCGGCTTCGGCGCGCACTTCGACCCGCGGATCGCCCTGCGCCGCGCGCTCACCGAGGTCAACCAGCTGCTGCCGGCCGTGGTGAACGCCCGCCCCGACGGCACCGGCTACAACGGCGGCGACCAGGCGGCCCGCTGGTGGTGGCAGCAGGCCACCACCGGCAACCAATCCTACCTGCTGCCCGACCCGGCGGCGGCGCCGCGCCGGCCCGGCGACCACGGCTACACGCCGCGCCGCGACCTGCTCGACGACCTGGACGCCATCTTGGATTTGACGGATCGTCATGGTCTGGAAATGCTGGTCCTCGACCAGACCCGACCGGATATCGGTCTGCCGGTGGTCAAGGTGATCGTGCCCGGACTGCGGCACTTCTGGTCCCGCTTCGCGCCAGGACGCCTCTTCGACGTGCCGGTCCGGCTGGGTCGGCTGGAGCGGCCGACCCCCTACCACGACCTCAATCCGATCCCGATCTTCGTGTGA
- a CDS encoding AfsR/SARP family transcriptional regulator, with amino-acid sequence MEIKILGPLEATECGASIVPTAGKPRQVLALLALWSGRIVPASVLMDELWGAEPPRSAPTTLQTYILQLRRRLDIALSDDPTRCAKDILRTQYNGYVLDIRPEELDVQAYERLATAGQQALDARDDEAASRLLGNALAHWRGPVLVDVQPGARLAIEVMRLEESRLGVLERRIDADLRLGRHHKLLSELAVLTVQHPWHENLHAQHMVALYRSGRQWHALDVFKRLRGTLVNEFGLEPSPRLQQLQRAILSSDPALETPVRQDRGRPGRMVV; translated from the coding sequence GTGGAGATCAAGATTCTCGGCCCGTTGGAGGCCACGGAGTGCGGCGCGTCCATCGTGCCCACCGCCGGCAAGCCCCGCCAGGTCCTCGCGCTGCTGGCGCTCTGGTCCGGGCGGATCGTGCCGGCCAGCGTGCTGATGGACGAGCTGTGGGGTGCCGAGCCGCCGCGGAGCGCGCCGACCACCCTGCAGACGTACATCCTGCAGCTGCGCAGGCGGCTGGACATCGCGCTGAGCGATGATCCGACGCGCTGCGCCAAGGACATCCTGCGCACCCAGTACAACGGCTACGTGCTCGACATCCGCCCGGAGGAACTGGACGTCCAGGCCTACGAGCGGCTCGCCACGGCCGGCCAGCAGGCGCTGGACGCCCGGGACGACGAGGCGGCCTCCCGGCTGCTGGGAAACGCCCTGGCGCACTGGCGCGGACCGGTGCTGGTCGACGTCCAGCCCGGCGCGCGGCTGGCGATCGAGGTGATGCGACTGGAGGAGAGCCGGCTCGGGGTGCTGGAGCGGCGGATCGACGCCGACCTGCGGCTGGGCCGGCACCACAAGCTGCTGAGCGAGCTGGCGGTGCTCACCGTGCAGCACCCGTGGCACGAGAACCTGCACGCGCAGCACATGGTGGCGCTCTACCGCTCCGGTCGGCAGTGGCACGCGCTGGACGTCTTCAAGCGCCTGCGGGGCACGCTGGTGAACGAGTTCGGCCTGGAGCCCTCGCCGCGGCTGCAGCAGCTCCAGCGGGCGATCCTCTCCTCGGACCCGGCGCTGGAGACGCCGGTGCGCCAGGACCGCGGCCGCCCCGGCCGGATGGTCGTCTGA
- a CDS encoding acyltransferase domain-containing protein produces MLRTVGSPRRTSQPVRLLVWSAGCEDDEEALRVSLRRWIKARGETGFAGVADAWGSAVPGAARGALVAADPQEALAALDAQRPGAFRGLAELRRPVAVLLPGQGAQHPRMALGLYGHEQVFTAAVDEVFALLGPAGEQVRDDWLAENPRLPIDHVERALPLIFALDLALGRLLTSWGIRPALLLGQGIGEHAAATLAGVLSLPAAVAVIGAQAERLAQAPAGGMVAVAAGADQVAPHLPPGVAVAAVNSANQTVISGTRQGLARAAEALRAAELSCMPVRAQVAYHSPVVAAACAEAARAFERVSLLPPAIPVLSASTAALMAPGEAVDPGFWARQPTRPVQLRATFDTLFAGGGHLCLEAGPGQGLYSLIRRHPAFLKGPSQAVAMLSARPRNAAHDRRSVLEAAARLWTAGQDLDLEAIHRLG; encoded by the coding sequence ATGCTGCGTACCGTCGGTTCCCCGCGCCGAACGTCCCAGCCCGTCCGTCTGCTGGTCTGGTCGGCCGGCTGCGAGGACGACGAGGAGGCGCTGCGGGTCAGCCTGCGCCGCTGGATCAAGGCGCGCGGTGAGACCGGCTTCGCCGGGGTGGCCGACGCCTGGGGGAGCGCCGTGCCGGGAGCGGCCCGCGGCGCCCTGGTGGCCGCCGACCCGCAGGAGGCGCTGGCCGCGCTGGACGCGCAGCGCCCCGGCGCGTTCCGCGGGCTGGCCGAGCTGCGGCGCCCGGTGGCCGTGCTGCTGCCCGGCCAGGGTGCCCAGCACCCGCGGATGGCGCTCGGCCTCTACGGCCACGAGCAGGTCTTCACCGCCGCGGTGGACGAGGTGTTCGCGCTGCTCGGCCCGGCCGGCGAGCAGGTGCGCGACGACTGGCTGGCGGAGAACCCGCGGCTGCCGATCGACCACGTCGAGCGGGCACTGCCGCTGATCTTCGCGCTCGACCTCGCCCTCGGCCGGCTGCTGACCAGCTGGGGCATCCGGCCCGCGCTGCTGCTCGGGCAGGGCATCGGCGAGCACGCGGCCGCCACCCTGGCGGGCGTGCTCAGCCTGCCGGCCGCCGTGGCGGTGATCGGCGCGCAGGCCGAGCGGCTGGCCCAGGCGCCGGCCGGCGGGATGGTGGCGGTGGCGGCCGGGGCGGACCAGGTGGCGCCGCACCTGCCGCCGGGCGTCGCGGTGGCGGCGGTCAACAGCGCCAACCAGACGGTGATCTCGGGCACCCGCCAGGGGCTGGCCCGGGCCGCCGAGGCGCTGCGCGCGGCCGAGTTGAGCTGCATGCCGGTGCGGGCCCAGGTCGCGTACCACAGTCCCGTGGTCGCGGCCGCCTGCGCCGAGGCGGCCCGGGCCTTCGAGCGGGTGTCGCTGCTGCCGCCCGCCATCCCGGTGCTCTCGGCCTCCACGGCGGCCCTGATGGCGCCGGGCGAGGCGGTGGACCCGGGCTTCTGGGCCCGGCAGCCGACCCGCCCGGTGCAGCTGCGGGCCACCTTCGACACGCTCTTCGCCGGCGGCGGCCACCTCTGCCTGGAGGCCGGCCCGGGGCAGGGCCTGTACAGCCTGATCCGCCGGCACCCGGCCTTCCTCAAGGGGCCCAGCCAGGCGGTGGCGATGCTCAGCGCCCGGCCGCGCAACGCGGCGCACGACCGGCGCAGCGTGCTGGAGGCGGCGGCCCGGCTGTGGACGGCCGGGCAGGACCTGGACCTGGAAGCCATCCACCGGCTCGGCTGA
- a CDS encoding acyl carrier protein: MPSSQVGLAELSRILAACGGEESCAELSEELLDETFYELGLDSLAVLQAVGVLARTYGITVPEELVVEAETPRMLLEMISTLFGWTSRPA; this comes from the coding sequence ATGCCGTCATCGCAGGTGGGACTGGCCGAGCTGTCCCGGATCCTGGCCGCCTGCGGCGGCGAGGAGTCCTGTGCCGAGTTGAGCGAGGAACTGCTCGACGAGACCTTCTACGAACTGGGCCTGGACTCGCTCGCGGTGCTCCAGGCCGTCGGAGTGCTGGCCAGGACCTACGGGATCACGGTGCCCGAGGAGCTGGTGGTCGAGGCGGAGACCCCGCGGATGCTGCTGGAGATGATCAGCACGCTCTTCGGCTGGACCAGCCGCCCGGCCTGA